In Curtobacterium sp. L6-1, a genomic segment contains:
- a CDS encoding helix-turn-helix domain-containing protein, which produces MPPTDDADNGFRKQRFTGTDGADYTAIFDGEYSGRGLVTDAHAVQTTEYDYFLIGDADVTLRSMTARGGRRGGVIGPRDDHVVFWLQHGRLEMHFADRSRVIEPGSPYIASASEEYRFESDETVYNGVHISDAFLRRTAGELGYPMPDGPVLFDQQDELVARHGPLRRLLGDVSPTLMDDRVRGAMRTALNRRLATVVLDTFLLRDRGDDVPTASRLRAAIAFIEEHARDRPTVPAIAAAAGLSERGLQEVFARTLGVTPNGFLRDQRLDGVRAELLRGASPNSVLEVARRWRFTNPSRFAVAYRARFGEDPSATLRAATAQRPDGRSSWRIRRAVAYIEAHLDGVCSVTDIAEAAGLRPRRLQQLFREERGTTPTAFLRELRALRRGGEDWTDRRS; this is translated from the coding sequence GTGCCACCCACCGACGACGCCGACAACGGGTTCCGCAAGCAGCGGTTCACGGGCACCGACGGCGCGGACTACACGGCGATCTTCGACGGTGAGTACTCCGGTCGCGGGCTCGTCACGGACGCGCACGCCGTGCAGACCACCGAGTACGACTACTTCCTCATCGGCGACGCTGACGTCACGCTCCGCTCGATGACCGCGCGCGGGGGCCGTCGTGGCGGCGTCATCGGACCCCGCGACGACCACGTGGTATTCTGGCTCCAGCACGGTCGACTCGAGATGCACTTCGCCGACCGCTCCCGCGTCATCGAGCCCGGCAGCCCGTACATCGCCTCGGCGTCCGAGGAGTACCGCTTCGAGTCCGACGAGACCGTGTACAACGGCGTGCACATCTCGGACGCCTTCCTGCGCCGGACCGCGGGGGAGCTCGGGTACCCGATGCCCGACGGTCCGGTGCTGTTCGACCAGCAGGACGAGCTCGTCGCCCGGCACGGACCGCTGCGGCGCCTGCTCGGAGACGTCAGTCCCACGCTGATGGACGACCGGGTCCGGGGTGCGATGCGGACGGCGCTCAACCGACGGCTCGCGACGGTGGTGCTCGACACCTTCCTGCTGCGGGACCGTGGCGACGACGTCCCGACCGCCAGCCGCCTCCGCGCCGCCATCGCGTTCATCGAGGAGCACGCGCGCGACCGACCGACGGTGCCCGCCATCGCCGCCGCGGCCGGGCTGAGCGAGCGCGGCCTGCAGGAGGTCTTCGCGCGCACCCTCGGCGTCACCCCGAACGGCTTCCTGCGCGACCAGCGCCTCGACGGGGTCCGGGCCGAACTCCTGCGCGGTGCGTCGCCGAACAGCGTGCTCGAGGTCGCCCGCAGGTGGCGGTTCACCAACCCGAGCCGCTTCGCCGTCGCCTACCGCGCCCGGTTCGGCGAGGACCCGTCGGCGACGCTCCGCGCGGCGACCGCGCAGCGACCCGACGGCCGGTCCTCGTGGCGGATCCGCCGTGCGGTCGCGTACATCGAGGCGCACCTCGACGGGGTGTGCTCGGTGACCGACATCGCCGAGGCGGCGGGCCTCCGGCCACGACGCCTGCAGCAGCTCTTCCGCGAGGAGCGCGGCACGACCCCGACGGCCTTCCTGCGCGAACTCCGCGCGCTCCGGCGCGGGGGCGAGGACTGGACCGACCGCCGGTCCTGA
- a CDS encoding helix-turn-helix transcriptional regulator: MHSVDQPLVHVDRRGHSVDEAVAFYERVYSSTDIHIGDPVTEGFSWRYRAIGDGDVTVGTSSVAARRWGTIEPGGHYVLAWASARGIRLDTGSSEPVDMQPGVPVVYPSDRAFTFDAAPTVQHVIRFERSFLESVAAARRGDLPAPLRFAGDPDPDALRRLQGAISGAAAALLDLATDRARRSALNTTVAEAVVEAFDAAPVAPSGLLSDGPATMRFAQEWMVVNARRPITITDVSEAAGVAVRSLQASFRRHTGGSPMHFLRQVRLHRVRAELTAADPDATTVAQVALGWGVGHLGRFSGTYAATFGESPSVTLRRRRAR, from the coding sequence ATGCACTCCGTCGATCAACCCCTCGTGCACGTCGACCGCCGCGGCCACTCGGTCGACGAAGCGGTCGCGTTCTACGAGCGCGTCTACTCGAGCACCGACATCCACATCGGCGACCCCGTGACCGAGGGCTTCTCGTGGCGCTACCGGGCGATCGGGGACGGCGACGTCACGGTCGGCACGTCGTCGGTCGCCGCACGCCGGTGGGGCACGATCGAGCCCGGCGGCCACTACGTGCTCGCCTGGGCCAGCGCCCGGGGCATCCGCCTCGACACCGGGTCGTCCGAGCCGGTCGACATGCAGCCCGGGGTCCCCGTCGTCTACCCGTCCGACCGCGCCTTCACGTTCGACGCCGCCCCCACGGTCCAGCACGTCATCCGCTTCGAACGGTCGTTCCTCGAGTCCGTCGCCGCCGCCCGCCGCGGTGACCTGCCCGCACCGCTGCGGTTCGCGGGCGATCCCGACCCGGACGCGCTCCGTCGGCTGCAGGGAGCGATCTCCGGGGCCGCCGCCGCCCTGCTCGACCTGGCGACCGACCGCGCCCGTCGCTCGGCGCTCAACACGACCGTGGCCGAGGCCGTGGTCGAGGCCTTCGACGCCGCCCCGGTGGCGCCGTCCGGTCTGCTCAGCGACGGCCCCGCGACCATGCGGTTCGCGCAGGAGTGGATGGTGGTGAACGCCCGCCGGCCGATCACGATCACCGACGTCAGCGAGGCGGCGGGCGTCGCGGTGCGCTCCCTGCAGGCGTCGTTCCGTCGGCACACCGGCGGCTCGCCCATGCACTTCCTCCGGCAGGTCCGGCTGCACCGCGTGCGTGCGGAGCTGACCGCCGCCGACCCGGACGCCACGACCGTCGCGCAGGTGGCGCTCGGGTGGGGCGTCGGGCACCTCGGACGCTTCTCCGGCACGTACGCCGCGACCTTCGGCGAGTCGCCCTCGGTCACCCTTCGCCGGCGACGGGCCCGCTGA
- a CDS encoding GlsB/YeaQ/YmgE family stress response membrane protein, giving the protein MSFLGFILLGLIAGAIAKLILPGRQGGGWIATLVLGVIGALIGGWLGGLIFNVGYEGFFSIQSWIIAIVGAIIVLLIWGAITGRRGARA; this is encoded by the coding sequence ATGAGCTTCCTCGGCTTCATCCTCCTCGGCCTCATCGCCGGCGCCATCGCCAAGCTGATCCTCCCCGGTCGCCAGGGTGGCGGCTGGATCGCCACGCTCGTCCTCGGCGTCATCGGCGCCCTGATCGGCGGATGGCTCGGTGGCCTCATCTTCAACGTGGGCTACGAGGGCTTCTTCAGCATCCAGTCGTGGATCATCGCGATCGTCGGCGCGATCATCGTCCTGCTCATCTGGGGCGCGATCACCGGTCGCCGCGGCGCCCGCGCCTGA
- a CDS encoding MFS transporter permease, with the protein MSSRLADRRIRRRIAASRPRPRGVWVAAAVGVVVVVLLAVAAFLPLVGFLAGVTATTAGLVPFPFLRVTLVALLGGVVVLALLLLAVTRRHSATAWTAVVPAVLVALAVTAFPLVAVAVGSADRAGDVWPVLVELWSRFAG; encoded by the coding sequence GTGAGCTCCCGCCTGGCGGACCGCCGCATCCGCCGCCGCATCGCCGCCTCGCGTCCCCGGCCCCGTGGGGTCTGGGTCGCGGCGGCGGTGGGTGTGGTCGTGGTGGTCCTGCTCGCCGTGGCCGCGTTCCTGCCGCTCGTCGGCTTCCTCGCCGGCGTCACGGCGACGACCGCGGGCCTCGTGCCCTTCCCCTTCCTGCGGGTGACCCTCGTGGCGTTGCTCGGCGGGGTGGTGGTCCTGGCGCTGCTGCTCCTGGCCGTCACGCGACGACACAGCGCCACGGCCTGGACCGCCGTCGTCCCCGCGGTGCTGGTGGCCCTCGCCGTGACCGCGTTCCCCCTCGTTGCCGTGGCGGTCGGCTCGGCGGACCGGGCCGGCGACGTCTGGCCGGTCCTCGTCGAGCTGTGGTCCCGGTTCGCTGGCTGA
- a CDS encoding Asp23/Gls24 family envelope stress response protein, with product MQHDSHAQTQTTEVDLPSTLTDPLPEDAGALTVAARTAAVTALGVDGVHHLGGLADRAADQLRTRLGRSASALGVRIDDADGGLDVQVSLVVRYPEPVRQVADTVRDQVRAALAQLPDLPERIGVDVRVLDVHGPFDDEPSPLDDAVDTVRGAASDAADSVRRGAADAADSVRGAAAGAADAARTAADRTADVTSDALAAASATASDAAASARDAAGHARDAVADAVETAGDRSSDAVDSARRTASEVADHAADAAGSAKEAAAAAARHTADDVDDARSAARDRAEDGPARAEAAADTARDRADATHQDGDARADADAASGAPRTAADTVADALEDAAADGQRAAEAVRQDADTGTDTDTDPARP from the coding sequence ATGCAGCACGACAGCCACGCACAGACGCAGACGACCGAGGTCGACCTGCCGTCGACTCTCACCGACCCGCTCCCCGAGGACGCCGGCGCCCTGACCGTCGCGGCCCGCACCGCAGCGGTGACGGCACTCGGGGTCGACGGGGTGCACCACCTCGGCGGACTCGCCGACCGCGCGGCCGACCAGCTGCGTACTCGACTCGGACGCAGTGCCTCGGCGCTCGGCGTCCGGATCGACGACGCCGACGGCGGCCTGGACGTCCAGGTCTCGCTCGTCGTGCGCTACCCCGAGCCGGTGCGGCAGGTGGCGGACACGGTGCGCGACCAGGTCCGTGCCGCCCTCGCCCAGCTGCCCGACCTGCCGGAGCGCATCGGGGTCGACGTCCGCGTGCTCGACGTGCACGGGCCGTTCGACGACGAGCCCTCCCCGTTGGACGACGCCGTCGACACGGTCCGGGGTGCCGCCTCCGACGCCGCCGACTCGGTCCGACGTGGTGCCGCGGACGCCGCGGACTCGGTCCGTGGTGCTGCTGCCGGTGCCGCCGACGCCGCCCGGACGGCCGCGGACCGCACGGCCGACGTCACCTCCGACGCGCTCGCGGCAGCCTCGGCGACCGCGTCCGACGCCGCTGCGTCGGCGCGTGACGCCGCCGGTCACGCCCGCGACGCCGTGGCGGACGCCGTCGAGACCGCCGGCGACCGGTCCTCCGACGCCGTCGACTCGGCACGGCGGACCGCGTCCGAGGTGGCGGACCACGCGGCCGACGCCGCCGGGTCCGCGAAGGAGGCCGCGGCCGCCGCGGCCCGGCACACCGCGGACGACGTCGACGACGCCCGCTCCGCGGCACGCGACCGCGCCGAGGACGGGCCCGCGCGGGCCGAGGCCGCCGCCGACACCGCCCGCGACCGTGCCGACGCGACGCATCAGGACGGCGACGCCCGCGCCGACGCCGACGCCGCGTCCGGCGCACCCCGGACCGCGGCCGACACCGTGGCGGACGCACTCGAGGACGCCGCTGCCGACGGCCAGCGTGCCGCGGAGGCCGTCCGCCAGGACGCGGACACGGGCACCGACACGGACACGGACCCGGCACGGCCGTGA
- a CDS encoding CsbD family protein, translating into MGLDDKIKNAAQDLAGKAKEAVGHLTNDDAKVAEGEKDQAAASAKQTGEDVKDVFRK; encoded by the coding sequence ATGGGACTCGACGACAAGATCAAGAACGCAGCCCAGGACCTCGCCGGCAAGGCGAAGGAGGCCGTCGGTCACCTCACGAACGACGACGCGAAGGTCGCCGAGGGCGAGAAGGACCAGGCCGCAGCCAGCGCGAAGCAGACCGGCGAGGACGTCAAGGACGTCTTCCGCAAGTAG
- a CDS encoding DUF6286 domain-containing protein, protein MSSSSVERRLRRRSVHRSRSTAVSVALVVLVLVAAWIGTESVLRAVGTGPLLADPQTAVDAALQPDAAFVTLIEVVAAVLVIAGIVLVVLALKPGRQHRSVVPHDRGAVVIDSSIIASTARNAAGQAAGVPDAHTTASARGKRTEVHIVPMSGIPVDSSVVERAVAERLGRLDERFGRHVTVRVSEKGSLS, encoded by the coding sequence ATGAGCAGCAGTTCCGTGGAACGCCGACTGCGTCGCCGCAGCGTGCACCGTTCCCGGTCCACGGCCGTGTCCGTGGCGTTGGTGGTGCTCGTGCTGGTCGCAGCGTGGATCGGCACCGAGTCGGTCCTCCGCGCGGTCGGGACGGGTCCGCTGCTGGCCGACCCGCAGACCGCGGTGGACGCCGCCCTGCAGCCCGACGCGGCCTTCGTCACGCTGATCGAGGTGGTCGCAGCGGTGCTCGTCATCGCGGGGATCGTCCTCGTCGTCCTCGCGCTGAAGCCCGGACGGCAGCACCGGTCCGTCGTCCCGCACGACCGCGGTGCCGTCGTCATCGACTCGTCGATCATCGCGTCGACCGCCCGCAACGCGGCCGGTCAGGCAGCCGGGGTCCCGGACGCCCACACGACCGCGAGTGCCCGTGGCAAGCGGACCGAGGTGCACATCGTGCCGATGTCCGGGATCCCGGTGGACTCGTCCGTCGTCGAGCGTGCCGTCGCCGAGCGGCTCGGCCGCCTGGACGAGCGGTTCGGTCGGCACGTGACCGTCCGTGTGAGCGAGAAGGGCTCCCTGTCATGA
- a CDS encoding DUF2273 domain-containing protein — MSTTLSGALIGAILAVVALQFGFWGFVLVVVFGAVGALVAALVTGRIDRGALTDVLTGRRSSR; from the coding sequence ATGAGCACCACACTGAGCGGCGCCCTGATCGGCGCCATCCTGGCGGTCGTCGCCCTCCAGTTCGGCTTCTGGGGCTTCGTCCTCGTCGTCGTCTTCGGTGCGGTCGGCGCCCTGGTCGCGGCCCTCGTGACCGGGCGCATCGACCGTGGCGCCCTGACCGACGTTCTCACCGGGCGCCGGAGCTCCCGGTGA
- a CDS encoding Asp23/Gls24 family envelope stress response protein, with product MADTTTTPNTLATNATKGSGTTAAHAATGKTVIDDTVVSKVAGIAAREVNGVHSLGNGAARAIGALRDAIGQRDHGQGVKVEVGEKQVAADITIVAEYPVPLQQVAEGVRSSVSRALEQIVGMEVAEVNVTVQDVFIPGDDDEDDDKKESRVA from the coding sequence ATGGCCGACACCACCACCACCCCGAACACCCTCGCGACGAACGCGACGAAGGGGTCCGGCACCACCGCGGCACACGCCGCCACCGGCAAGACCGTCATCGACGACACCGTCGTCTCGAAGGTCGCCGGCATCGCCGCCCGCGAGGTCAACGGCGTGCACTCGCTCGGCAACGGCGCTGCCCGCGCCATCGGCGCCCTCCGCGACGCCATCGGCCAGCGCGACCACGGCCAGGGCGTCAAGGTCGAGGTCGGCGAGAAGCAGGTCGCCGCGGACATCACCATCGTCGCCGAGTACCCCGTGCCGCTGCAGCAGGTCGCCGAGGGCGTCCGCTCGTCGGTCTCCCGTGCACTCGAGCAGATCGTCGGCATGGAGGTCGCCGAGGTCAACGTCACCGTCCAGGACGTCTTCATCCCGGGCGACGACGACGAGGACGACGACAAGAAGGAGTCGCGAGTCGCATGA
- a CDS encoding alpha/beta fold hydrolase has protein sequence MTATAFCLHALGSSSEEFAALRARLSGTLDLVGIDLPGFGTSSAVTGTTVEEMAVLVERAIGTSGATEWALVGHSMGGKVASVVAGRTMSGANGLFGLRAVVLLAASPLSPEPMDEDRRASMLAWAADHEIGPDEAAEFVDANTAEQLPPEPHAMAVHDVQRADPAAWTAWLLRGSREDWSDLPDNPAPALVLAGAEDGDLGPDAQQRLTLPHWSAGEFDVVPGAAHLLPWEQPEAVADRIRSFWERRVAHGPVVPTASARVIASPRVSARNRAVLAARALPDDPAAEPRALTRTQLDTLRALARVVVPQPGADTIDVALRVDGQLAAGQGDGWRPDGLPVDAEAYRAALDALAPDAAVSDEHLAEVLSAVDAGTHTPAGGVLDAEQLRLWSEDAGVDLVKQWLAHPATMAMIDYDGFANGGDGVRLQGFQLLGAGQREAWEPDGVTR, from the coding sequence ATGACGGCGACCGCGTTCTGCCTCCACGCCCTCGGCTCCAGCTCCGAGGAGTTCGCCGCGCTCCGCGCACGACTCAGCGGCACGCTGGACCTCGTCGGCATCGACCTCCCGGGCTTCGGGACGAGCTCCGCCGTGACCGGCACGACCGTCGAGGAGATGGCCGTGCTCGTCGAGCGGGCCATCGGCACCAGCGGCGCCACCGAGTGGGCGCTCGTCGGCCACTCGATGGGCGGCAAGGTCGCCTCGGTCGTGGCCGGACGCACCATGAGCGGCGCGAACGGCCTGTTCGGACTCCGCGCCGTCGTCCTGCTGGCGGCCTCCCCCCTCTCCCCCGAACCCATGGACGAGGACCGCCGGGCGTCGATGCTCGCGTGGGCAGCCGACCACGAGATCGGACCGGACGAGGCCGCCGAGTTCGTCGACGCCAACACCGCCGAGCAGCTGCCGCCGGAACCGCACGCGATGGCCGTGCACGACGTGCAGCGCGCCGACCCGGCAGCCTGGACGGCGTGGCTCCTCCGCGGCAGCCGCGAGGACTGGTCCGACCTGCCCGACAACCCCGCGCCGGCGCTCGTGCTCGCCGGGGCGGAGGACGGCGACCTCGGGCCGGACGCGCAGCAGCGCCTCACCCTGCCGCACTGGTCGGCAGGCGAGTTCGACGTCGTCCCCGGTGCCGCGCACCTGCTGCCGTGGGAGCAGCCCGAGGCCGTCGCCGACCGCATCCGGTCGTTCTGGGAGCGCCGCGTCGCACACGGCCCCGTGGTCCCGACCGCGTCCGCCCGGGTGATCGCCTCTCCGCGGGTCAGCGCGCGGAACCGCGCCGTCCTCGCCGCCCGTGCGCTGCCGGACGACCCCGCTGCCGAACCCCGCGCCCTGACCCGCACGCAGCTCGACACCCTCCGCGCCCTCGCCCGCGTCGTCGTGCCCCAGCCCGGCGCGGACACGATCGACGTCGCCTTGCGCGTGGACGGCCAGCTCGCCGCCGGACAGGGCGACGGGTGGCGCCCGGACGGCCTGCCCGTCGACGCCGAGGCGTACCGCGCCGCGCTCGACGCCCTGGCACCGGACGCCGCCGTGTCCGACGAGCACCTCGCCGAGGTGCTGTCCGCCGTGGACGCGGGCACGCACACACCCGCCGGTGGGGTCCTCGACGCCGAGCAGCTGCGGCTGTGGTCCGAGGACGCCGGCGTCGACCTCGTCAAGCAGTGGCTCGCCCACCCGGCGACGATGGCCATGATCGACTACGACGGCTTCGCGAACGGCGGGGACGGCGTGCGACTGCAGGGTTTCCAGCTGCTCGGAGCCGGGCAACGCGAAGCATGGGAACCGGACGGAGTGACACGATGA
- a CDS encoding GMC family oxidoreductase, protein MRLEHQRRHGEDEDVDVVVVGTGAGGAPLLASLARAGLRVVALEAGKNTEPRDHLPDEVEAPADINWMDERISGGGAPTSFGPNNSGTGVGGSTLHWGAFTPRPSAHDLRLRTESGQGEDWPVDHAELVRYIEQVEHDVGVAGPEHYPWDPTRRYAMRPPGRNASSDMMMRGTAALGITATDAPVALTTEDRHQEHHGLRHACVACGSCHQGCRNGAKVSMDTTYLPAAVAFGAEIRAEAFVHGIELDARGEVEAVVYRQDGRDHRQRTRALVLAAGGVETPRLLLHTGLANSSGQVGRNFTAHGATQVWARFDESMRSYRGYPSSIITEDFVRPSDADFAGGYLIQSLGVQPLTFATTLVRGGGLRGAALVRAMRDYPHMAGVGINAECLPYDDNRLVLADEVDEHGMRRAKVSFTPGSNEEAIQRHAVRTMTAIVEAAGGQDVRVLDRTAHTIGTARMGTDAGSSVVDTAGRSWDVPNLWIADNSVFPSAVIANPALTIMALSLRTADRMLRGDAAADRASGLVASA, encoded by the coding sequence ATGAGGCTCGAACACCAGCGCCGACACGGCGAGGACGAGGACGTCGACGTGGTCGTCGTCGGCACCGGAGCGGGCGGCGCACCGCTGCTCGCCAGCCTGGCCCGAGCGGGCCTGCGGGTCGTCGCGCTCGAGGCCGGGAAGAACACCGAACCCCGCGACCACCTGCCCGACGAGGTCGAGGCACCGGCGGACATCAACTGGATGGACGAACGGATCAGCGGCGGCGGCGCCCCCACCTCCTTCGGGCCGAACAACAGCGGGACCGGCGTCGGTGGGTCGACGCTGCACTGGGGTGCGTTCACGCCCCGCCCGAGCGCACACGACCTGCGCCTGCGGACCGAGTCCGGGCAGGGCGAGGACTGGCCGGTCGACCACGCCGAGCTCGTCCGGTACATCGAACAGGTCGAGCACGACGTGGGCGTCGCCGGACCCGAGCACTACCCGTGGGACCCCACCCGCCGGTACGCGATGCGACCGCCGGGTCGGAACGCCTCCTCGGACATGATGATGCGCGGCACCGCGGCCCTCGGGATCACCGCGACGGACGCCCCGGTCGCCCTGACGACCGAGGACCGGCACCAGGAGCACCACGGCCTGCGCCACGCCTGCGTCGCCTGCGGGTCCTGCCACCAGGGCTGCCGGAACGGCGCGAAGGTGTCGATGGACACGACGTACCTGCCGGCAGCGGTGGCCTTCGGCGCCGAGATCCGCGCCGAGGCGTTCGTGCACGGCATCGAGCTCGACGCCCGCGGCGAGGTCGAGGCCGTCGTCTACCGCCAGGACGGTCGGGACCACCGCCAGCGCACGCGCGCCCTGGTCCTCGCCGCCGGCGGGGTCGAGACCCCGCGCCTGCTGCTGCACACCGGCCTGGCGAACAGCAGCGGGCAGGTCGGCCGCAACTTCACCGCGCACGGTGCCACGCAGGTCTGGGCGCGGTTCGACGAGTCGATGCGGTCGTACCGCGGCTACCCGTCGTCGATCATCACCGAGGACTTCGTGCGTCCGTCCGACGCGGACTTCGCGGGCGGGTACCTCATCCAGAGCCTCGGCGTGCAGCCGCTCACCTTCGCCACCACCCTGGTGCGCGGCGGCGGGCTCCGCGGCGCGGCACTGGTCAGGGCGATGCGCGACTACCCGCACATGGCCGGCGTCGGCATCAACGCCGAGTGCCTGCCCTACGACGACAACCGGCTGGTCCTGGCGGACGAGGTGGACGAGCACGGCATGCGCCGCGCGAAGGTCAGCTTCACACCGGGCTCGAACGAGGAGGCCATCCAGCGCCACGCGGTCCGCACCATGACCGCGATCGTCGAGGCCGCGGGTGGCCAGGACGTGCGGGTGCTCGACCGCACCGCGCACACCATCGGCACGGCCCGGATGGGCACCGACGCCGGCAGCTCCGTCGTCGACACGGCCGGCCGCTCGTGGGACGTCCCGAACCTCTGGATCGCCGACAACTCGGTCTTCCCGAGCGCGGTCATCGCGAACCCGGCGCTGACGATCATGGCGCTGTCCCTGCGCACCGCCGACCGGATGCTGCGTGGCGACGCCGCGGCGGACCGGGCATCGGGGCTGGTCGCCTCCGCCTGA
- a CDS encoding DNA-formamidopyrimidine glycosylase family protein translates to MPEGDSVHRLAARLRQVDGSLVVTGELRGGAAAGRALSGRRIVAHATHGKHLLTRFDDGTTLHTHMRMQGSWTVTATGRRLPPAVARQARVRLGLEDGRTVWGVDLPVVDLVDTADEHLVVGHLGPDLLHDDVDLDEAARRMTADPDAPVRSVLLDQRRVAGLGNLWANELGFVRGLHPDRPVGTVDVPALLTTARRMLRHSATVPEAYQVTTGVLRRGERHWVVGRAGRPCLRCGTAVRARDDVEVVGSPPRRVWWCPRCQPAY, encoded by the coding sequence ATGCCCGAGGGTGACTCCGTCCACCGGCTCGCCGCCCGTCTGCGGCAGGTCGACGGGTCCCTCGTCGTCACCGGGGAACTCCGCGGCGGCGCAGCGGCCGGGCGCGCGCTGTCCGGGCGCCGGATCGTGGCACACGCGACGCACGGCAAGCACCTACTCACCCGCTTCGACGACGGCACGACGTTGCACACCCACATGCGGATGCAGGGGTCGTGGACGGTCACCGCGACCGGGCGGCGGCTGCCGCCGGCGGTGGCCCGACAGGCGCGGGTGCGGCTCGGGCTCGAGGACGGGCGCACCGTCTGGGGCGTCGACCTGCCCGTCGTGGACCTCGTGGACACCGCCGACGAGCACCTCGTCGTGGGGCACCTGGGACCGGACCTGCTGCACGACGACGTCGACCTCGACGAGGCTGCGCGGCGGATGACGGCGGATCCGGACGCCCCGGTGCGGTCCGTGCTCCTCGACCAGCGACGCGTGGCGGGTCTGGGCAACCTCTGGGCGAACGAGCTCGGGTTCGTGCGCGGGCTGCACCCGGACCGGCCGGTCGGGACCGTCGACGTGCCGGCGCTCCTGACGACCGCCCGTCGCATGCTGCGGCACTCGGCCACCGTGCCCGAGGCGTACCAGGTGACGACGGGTGTCCTCCGCCGGGGCGAGCGGCACTGGGTGGTCGGGCGGGCGGGACGACCGTGCCTGCGCTGCGGCACCGCGGTCCGGGCGCGGGACGACGTCGAGGTCGTCGGCTCGCCGCCGCGGCGGGTGTGGTGGTGCCCGCGCTGCCAACCGGCGTACTGA